A section of the Luteolibacter rhizosphaerae genome encodes:
- a CDS encoding DUF6714 family protein, which produces MAELANALCLRTPCHDLPELNLTRLMNSTRHPCPCCGYRTYERVAGGTMQICPVCFWEDAPGEWPHNGSNPIPLAQAQANFEKMGACESQYIDLVRSPSGEEARSADWLSVDTFRNKVLDMIEEAFSEVALDGGVTLHQTWVIDEYGDEKEYLQAKLKDPETRWQDLSEAKLTDFSDSMVFFDGNGFRFHLPAFMRHALLTSVPDVYQAESEGVLLALDGGLNDSYHKKSLRLLSPPQLGATAAFLHFFAKYGEDGTQNYSRRGLKHGLDTFTPAFVNRATL; this is translated from the coding sequence GTGGCGGAATTGGCAAACGCACTCTGTCTTCGCACCCCTTGTCACGATCTTCCGGAATTAAATCTTACTCGCCTTATGAACTCTACTCGCCATCCATGCCCCTGCTGTGGCTATCGCACCTATGAGCGGGTCGCGGGTGGAACGATGCAGATCTGCCCTGTATGCTTCTGGGAAGATGCTCCCGGAGAATGGCCCCATAATGGCTCCAATCCGATCCCGCTTGCACAGGCTCAAGCGAACTTCGAGAAGATGGGCGCTTGTGAATCCCAGTACATCGATCTGGTTCGCTCGCCTTCCGGCGAAGAAGCTCGCTCCGCCGATTGGTTGTCCGTCGATACCTTTCGCAACAAGGTCCTGGACATGATTGAAGAGGCTTTCTCCGAGGTCGCCCTGGACGGAGGCGTGACCCTCCATCAAACGTGGGTAATCGACGAATACGGAGATGAGAAAGAGTATCTCCAAGCCAAGCTGAAAGATCCGGAAACCCGGTGGCAGGATCTAAGCGAAGCAAAGCTGACGGACTTCTCCGACTCGATGGTGTTCTTTGACGGGAATGGCTTTCGATTTCACCTTCCCGCCTTCATGAGACACGCGCTTCTAACTTCGGTTCCTGATGTCTACCAAGCGGAATCGGAAGGGGTCTTGCTCGCTCTCGATGGAGGCCTCAATGACTCTTACCACAAAAAGTCGTTACGTTTACTGTCTCCGCCGCAGCTCGGAGCGACTGCCGCCTTCCTGCACTTCTTCGCCAAATACGGAGAAGATGGCACCCAGAATTATTCCCGCAGGGGACTGAAGCACGGGTTGGATACGTTTACCCCGGCTTTCGTCAATCGCGCTACACTCTAG
- a CDS encoding HAD family hydrolase, which produces MHGGLIFDLDGTLVDSLPGIAASLNRALERSGFSSHVQADIRRFIGNGSHELARKALPADAGEPAILTVEADFKEDYALTWPEGTAPYPGIPELLASLSGQRIAILSNKPHPFTVEIVAKIFPGILFDPVLGQGPELRRKPFPDAALWIASQWGSAPEDCAFIGDSTVDLATAEAAGMQPLITSWGYHDTEALQSAGARRIFPKVRDLATYLTTR; this is translated from the coding sequence ATGCACGGCGGACTTATCTTCGATCTCGATGGAACTCTCGTCGATTCCCTCCCCGGAATCGCCGCCTCCCTGAACCGGGCCCTCGAGCGCTCCGGGTTCTCCTCCCATGTCCAGGCGGACATCCGGCGTTTCATCGGCAATGGTTCCCACGAGCTCGCTCGCAAGGCCCTCCCCGCCGATGCCGGCGAGCCCGCGATCCTCACCGTGGAAGCTGACTTCAAGGAGGACTACGCCCTGACTTGGCCCGAGGGCACCGCCCCCTACCCGGGCATCCCCGAACTGCTCGCGAGCCTTTCCGGCCAACGCATCGCCATCCTCTCCAACAAGCCCCATCCCTTCACCGTGGAGATCGTCGCCAAGATCTTCCCCGGCATCCTTTTCGACCCGGTCCTAGGCCAAGGCCCCGAACTCCGCCGCAAGCCATTCCCGGATGCCGCCCTCTGGATCGCCAGCCAATGGGGATCGGCTCCGGAAGACTGCGCTTTCATTGGCGACTCCACGGTCGATTTGGCTACCGCCGAAGCCGCCGGAATGCAGCCGCTCATCACCTCCTGGGGCTATCATGACACGGAAGCTTTGCAGTCCGCCGGTGCCCGCAGGATCTTCCCAAAGGTGCGCGATCTGGCCACATATCTCACAACTCGCTGA
- the hpf gene encoding ribosome hibernation-promoting factor, HPF/YfiA family: protein MQTANVNLPITVTVRHESVTDSLRDYAQKKIEGLHLDYPRIIEAKVILDVQKNRHIAEIILFCANHITIEAHTEGQDMYAAIDETVDKIARRMRKHKTRLLKKKRPHRNDSIRHLDERYFREEIIDHPEEAEHDPEPFIVHPENYRLRTMYKEDAVMELELNDRPFVLYKSARRGCLTILYRRKDGEYGAIDIKD, encoded by the coding sequence ATGCAAACCGCAAATGTGAACCTGCCCATCACGGTGACCGTTCGCCATGAATCCGTGACCGACTCGCTGCGCGACTACGCCCAGAAGAAGATCGAGGGTCTCCATCTCGACTACCCGCGCATTATCGAAGCGAAGGTTATTCTCGACGTTCAGAAAAACCGGCACATCGCCGAAATCATTCTCTTTTGCGCCAACCACATCACCATCGAAGCGCACACGGAAGGACAGGATATGTATGCCGCGATCGACGAAACGGTCGACAAGATCGCACGCCGCATGCGGAAGCACAAGACGCGCCTGCTCAAGAAGAAGCGGCCGCATCGCAACGACTCGATCCGTCATCTCGACGAGCGCTATTTCCGCGAGGAGATCATCGATCACCCGGAGGAAGCCGAGCACGATCCCGAGCCCTTCATCGTTCATCCGGAGAACTACCGCCTCCGCACGATGTATAAGGAAGATGCAGTCATGGAGCTTGAACTCAACGACCGACCCTTCGTGCTCTACAAGAGCGCGCGCCGCGGTTGCCTGACCATCCTGTATCGCCGCAAGGACGGCGAGTACGGAGCCATTGATATCAAGGATTGA
- a CDS encoding RtcB family protein: MHTIHKTDEALGFLPLPGDAGKPITVVGTDAIRDHFDETCLQQAVNSRMAPGVTDVILNPDAHAGYGAPVGCVMVSPTHIYPGPVGVDIKCSMSLLQLDVPEDAIKDKATRRALINAIVERTPTGAGKGQRSVKKARHINEITGVPVVTEGATRRVCETLGIPPEWAYRCEDSTHTGHDGTYDALRTRLEKILAEGRIRNFADKIGQLGSYGGGNHFGECEITRVTDRPWARDTAKSFGLKDGHVSFLSHCGSRGLGNLLAQGQFRDLENKFRAWSTPFPAADKQLVYAPLGTPEANAYIDDMSLGANFATVNHLLINALVLEAFQEVLPGTKGNLVYFISHNIAREEIVDNRKSWVHRKGATRAIPGGHHSLAGTPFEKTGHPILLPGNPRDGSVVMVARAGAERTAWSVNHGAGRRMGRKHAARTLDQKSVDADFDREDILSNCRKYPIDEAPDAYKSFPEVLRSVESAGLAETVASLQARFVIKDEAAADD; this comes from the coding sequence ATGCACACCATCCATAAAACCGACGAAGCCCTCGGCTTCCTCCCCCTGCCCGGAGATGCCGGCAAGCCGATCACCGTGGTCGGAACCGATGCGATCCGCGATCACTTCGACGAAACCTGCCTGCAGCAGGCGGTGAACTCGCGCATGGCCCCGGGGGTGACGGATGTGATCCTGAACCCCGACGCCCACGCTGGTTACGGCGCGCCGGTTGGCTGCGTGATGGTCTCTCCGACCCACATCTATCCCGGACCGGTCGGCGTGGATATCAAGTGCTCGATGAGCTTGCTCCAGCTCGACGTCCCGGAGGACGCGATCAAGGACAAGGCGACCCGTCGCGCGCTGATCAACGCAATCGTGGAGCGCACGCCAACCGGTGCAGGCAAGGGCCAGCGCTCGGTGAAGAAGGCGCGCCACATCAACGAGATTACCGGCGTGCCCGTGGTCACGGAGGGGGCGACCCGCCGCGTCTGCGAGACACTCGGAATCCCACCGGAGTGGGCCTACCGCTGCGAGGACTCCACCCACACCGGTCACGACGGGACCTACGATGCGCTTCGTACCCGCTTGGAGAAGATTCTGGCAGAGGGTCGCATCCGGAACTTCGCCGACAAGATCGGCCAGCTCGGGTCGTACGGCGGGGGCAACCACTTCGGCGAGTGCGAGATCACCCGCGTGACGGATCGTCCGTGGGCGCGCGACACCGCGAAGTCCTTCGGCCTGAAGGATGGCCACGTGTCCTTCCTCAGCCACTGTGGATCCCGAGGCTTAGGGAACCTGCTTGCGCAGGGACAGTTCCGGGACTTGGAGAACAAGTTCCGCGCCTGGTCCACGCCCTTCCCGGCCGCCGACAAGCAACTCGTGTACGCGCCGCTCGGAACCCCGGAGGCGAACGCCTACATCGACGACATGTCGCTCGGCGCGAACTTCGCCACGGTGAATCACCTCCTGATCAATGCCCTCGTGCTCGAGGCTTTCCAGGAAGTGCTGCCGGGAACCAAGGGTAACCTCGTCTACTTCATCTCGCACAACATCGCGCGTGAAGAGATCGTGGATAACCGCAAGTCCTGGGTGCACCGCAAGGGCGCGACCCGTGCGATCCCGGGTGGCCACCACTCGCTCGCGGGAACTCCCTTCGAGAAGACCGGCCACCCGATCCTCCTGCCGGGAAACCCGCGCGACGGCTCCGTCGTGATGGTAGCCCGTGCCGGTGCCGAGAGAACCGCATGGTCCGTGAACCACGGCGCAGGCCGTCGGATGGGCCGCAAGCACGCAGCCCGCACGCTCGACCAGAAGTCCGTGGATGCGGACTTCGACCGCGAGGACATCCTCAGCAACTGCCGCAAGTACCCGATCGACGAGGCGCCGGACGCTTACAAGAGCTTCCCGGAGGTCCTCCGCAGCGTGGAAAGCGCCGGACTCGCCGAAACGGTGGCCAGCCTACAGGCTCGCTTCGTCATCAAGGACGAGGCCGCAGCCGATGACTAA
- a CDS encoding UvrD-helicase domain-containing protein: MSMQSLMIRASAGSGKTFQLSNRFLALLAAGADPSELIALTFTRKAAGEFADRILSRLAKGSLSDEEALKLTRELSDTLAGNTENGMPALFPAGDKIEPDLTSFRELLEKLVASLHRVSLGTLDSFFVRIVKRFPYELGLAEFRLLEEEALQAEKSQVLARIFREVPERQREAFLGAFRLATHGKEHNRLCRLLDDFLDKHHQRYLSAPLRGQWGNLDLIWPDGCPWEHVEDFHQAAQEVMEFLPSVGVDKKPHATWLKGWQKAADWFRLYAPGDGRKTEPAIDRTLGLLADLSRGHAVDVFSGMEHRISGRLADAMTRLIGGYLRGEIEARATRTTGLWSLLWAYESIYEAEVRRRGGLGFADVTRLLSAGGLTDDGRARIESRLDARYRHWLLDEFQDTSRGQWEVLEGLLDEAILDPEGERSLFVVGDTKQGIYGWRGGEPRLFDDLLQRPGWPVRMKEWGMETSWRSSVEVLGLANLVCDPAVMRGRFPEAAVRRWNYVNHRSAQRVTPLAGYAVVVDTDEDSGEEEEIGGVEGALRDVLAHVNPIARGLSCAVLVRSNDKARKLVDFIRKEFPGMPVEMDAEVELALDNPVGVALMDFFRWLGHPADRLAQGHVMASPLGPVLGEWAEGPRLIWHHCRKRVLERGMAGVMQDLAAGLKSRGVLNPFLEGRLGGILRAALEYDESGRRDFDEWVRVMESLKQREYSAEGALQVMTVHKAKGLEFDMVVLPDLAGGVFDDPSKAGILEFKDESGRIESLLLSPSKKLLEADPALSARFEAWSAEQCYERFCNLYVALTRAKHATYVLLPKAPANPSSGRRHDLWIRSAVSGGGTVEWNGRVQLVLHESGDAAWFADASDRGDTGAKEEEGIHLGAAIARREKVIPSAAKKGGFAFAPAGVAFGNEVHAAFERIRWIDGDAIDLPGNTAGQMVRELLEVPEIRSVFLREGREVELRREQPVDTILDGKWLSGTIDRLHILRDSAGAVEAVEIVDFKTDAVSNGEELIARYAEQMAAYREAVSRAFGVPVKCRLLSTRLKKCFDC, encoded by the coding sequence ATGAGCATGCAGAGCCTGATGATCCGCGCCTCGGCGGGATCGGGAAAAACCTTCCAGCTCTCGAACCGCTTCCTCGCCCTGCTCGCTGCAGGTGCGGATCCTTCGGAGCTCATCGCATTGACCTTCACCCGCAAGGCGGCAGGAGAGTTTGCGGACCGGATCCTGTCGCGATTGGCGAAGGGATCCTTGAGCGATGAAGAAGCGCTCAAGCTGACGCGCGAGCTCTCTGATACACTGGCAGGAAATACGGAGAACGGAATGCCGGCGCTTTTCCCGGCGGGCGACAAGATCGAGCCGGATCTGACGAGCTTTCGTGAGCTGCTGGAAAAGCTGGTGGCCTCGCTGCACCGGGTTTCGCTCGGCACTCTGGACAGCTTCTTCGTGCGGATCGTGAAGCGCTTCCCTTACGAGCTGGGATTGGCGGAGTTCCGTTTGCTGGAGGAGGAGGCGCTGCAGGCTGAGAAATCGCAGGTGCTGGCGCGGATCTTCCGCGAGGTGCCGGAACGCCAGCGCGAGGCCTTCCTGGGTGCCTTCCGCCTGGCGACGCATGGGAAGGAGCACAACCGGCTGTGCCGACTGCTCGATGACTTCCTGGACAAGCATCACCAGCGCTATCTCTCTGCTCCGCTCAGGGGGCAGTGGGGGAATCTCGATCTGATCTGGCCGGATGGCTGCCCATGGGAACACGTGGAAGACTTCCATCAGGCGGCGCAGGAGGTGATGGAGTTCCTCCCCTCCGTGGGAGTGGACAAGAAGCCGCATGCGACCTGGCTGAAAGGCTGGCAAAAGGCAGCGGATTGGTTCCGGCTCTACGCGCCGGGTGACGGTCGCAAAACGGAGCCGGCGATCGATCGCACGCTAGGCCTGCTGGCAGACCTGTCCCGCGGCCATGCGGTGGATGTCTTCTCGGGAATGGAACACCGGATCTCGGGACGACTGGCAGATGCGATGACGCGCTTGATCGGCGGTTATCTGCGGGGAGAGATCGAGGCGCGGGCGACGCGGACGACCGGGCTGTGGTCGCTGCTGTGGGCCTACGAGAGTATCTATGAGGCGGAGGTGAGGCGACGCGGCGGGCTGGGCTTCGCGGATGTGACGCGGCTGCTATCCGCAGGCGGACTGACAGACGACGGCCGGGCGCGGATCGAATCGCGGCTCGATGCGCGCTACCGGCACTGGCTGCTCGACGAGTTCCAGGACACAAGCCGCGGGCAGTGGGAGGTGCTGGAGGGTCTGTTGGACGAGGCGATCCTGGACCCGGAGGGGGAGCGCTCGCTTTTCGTGGTGGGCGATACCAAGCAGGGCATCTACGGCTGGCGTGGCGGAGAGCCGCGGCTCTTCGACGACCTGCTGCAGCGCCCGGGCTGGCCGGTGCGGATGAAGGAATGGGGAATGGAGACTTCCTGGCGCTCCTCCGTGGAGGTGCTGGGACTGGCAAACCTCGTATGTGATCCCGCGGTGATGCGCGGTCGCTTCCCGGAAGCGGCAGTGAGGCGCTGGAACTACGTGAACCATCGTAGCGCGCAGAGGGTCACCCCGCTGGCGGGATACGCGGTGGTGGTGGATACCGACGAGGACTCCGGAGAAGAAGAGGAGATCGGCGGTGTGGAGGGCGCTCTGCGGGATGTGCTAGCCCACGTGAACCCGATTGCACGCGGCCTGAGCTGCGCGGTGCTTGTGCGCTCGAACGACAAGGCGCGGAAGCTGGTGGACTTCATCCGCAAGGAGTTCCCCGGGATGCCGGTGGAGATGGATGCGGAGGTGGAGCTAGCCTTGGATAACCCGGTGGGGGTGGCCCTGATGGACTTCTTCCGCTGGCTCGGGCATCCGGCCGATCGTTTGGCGCAGGGTCATGTGATGGCCTCGCCACTCGGGCCGGTGCTGGGAGAATGGGCCGAGGGCCCGAGGCTGATCTGGCATCACTGTCGCAAGCGGGTGCTGGAGCGCGGAATGGCAGGAGTGATGCAGGACCTGGCTGCTGGCCTGAAGAGCCGCGGGGTGCTGAACCCATTCCTCGAAGGACGTCTGGGAGGAATTCTGCGAGCGGCACTGGAATACGATGAAAGCGGACGCCGCGACTTCGACGAATGGGTGCGCGTGATGGAGTCCCTGAAGCAGCGTGAGTACTCGGCAGAAGGCGCGCTGCAGGTGATGACCGTGCACAAGGCGAAGGGGCTGGAATTCGACATGGTGGTCCTCCCCGATCTGGCAGGTGGCGTTTTCGATGACCCCTCCAAGGCCGGGATCCTCGAGTTCAAGGACGAGAGCGGGCGGATCGAGAGCTTGCTGCTGTCGCCTTCCAAGAAGCTGCTGGAGGCGGATCCTGCGCTGAGTGCCAGGTTTGAGGCGTGGTCCGCGGAGCAGTGCTACGAGCGCTTCTGCAATCTGTACGTGGCCCTGACGCGGGCGAAGCATGCGACCTACGTGCTGCTGCCGAAGGCACCGGCGAACCCGAGCTCCGGACGCCGGCACGATCTGTGGATCCGCTCCGCGGTATCGGGAGGCGGAACGGTGGAATGGAACGGGCGGGTGCAACTGGTGCTGCACGAATCCGGCGATGCTGCCTGGTTTGCGGATGCGAGTGATAGGGGGGATACGGGAGCGAAAGAGGAGGAAGGAATCCATTTGGGCGCCGCCATCGCGAGGAGGGAGAAGGTGATTCCATCGGCGGCGAAGAAGGGCGGGTTCGCCTTCGCACCGGCAGGTGTCGCCTTTGGCAACGAGGTGCATGCGGCCTTCGAGCGGATCCGCTGGATCGATGGGGACGCCATCGACCTGCCGGGCAATACGGCCGGGCAAATGGTGCGGGAACTACTGGAAGTACCGGAGATCCGCAGTGTCTTCCTCCGCGAAGGGCGTGAGGTGGAGCTGAGACGCGAGCAGCCGGTGGATACGATTCTGGATGGCAAATGGTTGAGCGGCACGATCGACCGGCTTCATATCCTCCGGGATTCCGCGGGTGCGGTGGAAGCCGTCGAGATCGTGGATTTCAAGACCGACGCGGTGAGCAATGGCGAGGAACTGATCGCACGCTATGCCGAGCAGATGGCGGCCTATCGCGAGGCCGTGTCGCGAGCTTTCGGGGTGCCGGTGAAGTGCCGCCTGCTGTCGACGCGACTGAAGAAGTGCTTCGATTGTTAG
- the rtcA gene encoding RNA 3'-terminal phosphate cyclase → MKPIQLDGSSGGGQMLRTALSLAMITGQPFRMTNIRGKRPRPGLMRQHLTCVKAACEISGGTADGADIGSTELVFRAGKVRGGSYHFAIGTAGSTTLLLQTLLPALWQADAASTLKLEGGTHNPMAPPFEFIERIFLPVLARMGGKATVACESVGFAPAGGGCLTANIQPSPQLQPLELVQRTELEASRIRVLTRHIPLPVAGRMLDAALEAFPCKDAVVESCEQGPGAGIVCLVEADFGGIREMTSGFGEHGVSAEKVAHRATKAMNDYIGCRAPVGRHLADQLLLPLALAGSGTIATMAPDTHVPTNISVIEKFLPVKFSVRKEDRGVHIITCEET, encoded by the coding sequence ATGAAACCGATCCAGCTCGATGGCAGCTCCGGCGGCGGGCAGATGCTCCGCACCGCCCTCTCGCTCGCCATGATCACCGGCCAGCCCTTCCGCATGACGAACATCCGCGGCAAGCGCCCCCGGCCCGGACTCATGCGCCAGCACCTCACCTGCGTGAAGGCCGCCTGCGAAATCTCCGGCGGCACCGCCGATGGTGCCGACATCGGCTCGACCGAACTCGTCTTCCGCGCCGGCAAAGTACGAGGCGGATCGTACCACTTCGCCATCGGCACGGCAGGCAGCACCACGCTCCTGCTCCAGACCCTGCTGCCCGCACTCTGGCAAGCGGATGCCGCCAGCACGCTCAAACTCGAAGGCGGCACCCACAACCCCATGGCCCCACCCTTCGAGTTCATCGAAAGGATCTTCCTCCCCGTGCTGGCACGCATGGGAGGCAAGGCCACGGTCGCCTGCGAGAGCGTCGGCTTCGCTCCTGCCGGAGGCGGCTGCTTGACCGCAAACATCCAGCCCTCCCCGCAACTTCAGCCACTCGAACTCGTGCAGCGCACCGAGCTCGAAGCTTCGCGCATCCGTGTCCTCACCCGTCATATCCCGCTCCCCGTCGCCGGCCGCATGCTCGACGCCGCTCTCGAGGCATTCCCCTGCAAGGACGCCGTGGTGGAAAGCTGCGAGCAAGGACCCGGTGCAGGCATAGTCTGCTTGGTCGAGGCGGACTTCGGCGGCATCCGTGAAATGACCAGCGGCTTCGGCGAACACGGCGTTTCCGCTGAGAAAGTCGCCCATCGCGCGACCAAGGCCATGAACGACTACATCGGCTGCCGTGCTCCTGTCGGCCGTCATCTCGCCGATCAGCTCCTGCTGCCTCTCGCCCTCGCCGGTAGCGGCACCATCGCCACCATGGCACCGGATACCCACGTCCCCACGAATATCTCCGTGATCGAAAAGTTCCTCCCGGTGAAATTTTCCGTCCGGAAGGAGGACCGTGGCGTGCACATCATCACCTGCGAGGAAACCTGA
- a CDS encoding PD-(D/E)XK nuclease family protein: MPERVFLGWDKPLLGLLTGWLLARGDELSRLVVVVPTAQAGRLLRQSLAEVAGALLAPRVVTPEHFFRAVDSSTVASRVEARFAWIDVLRGMPEGSAPSLFPVEPVDRSFAWAAGVAQEIEKVRNVLAEGGKSFVDARAFSPEKDRWGDLIEVERRALGRFEKWRLIDPLAAKLQAAESFALPGDCSGIVVAGVPDPVPLAVSVWKRLDGTKVPVQVLIHAPEENSALFDEWGRPGEKWAERSTPLPRERVHLVSGPPELATKAVSCFDGLASDQATLGLCDPVFGPALETGFTEAGWRAWNPEGKTAGSAMLLMLRGFAGLAARGERWEPAASILRNPLIGEISGKKSLHAALLALDDIEKNFLPGSLSRVIDQCERLKAEQNPEKPDEGALKLSAMLAWCEGWRDRFVPGISAEALGAWVGEMRKGRVNDGAEGQLLDALADAVPYLRRLEERGLLDGPGEALELALASLDALRSASGREDAVIDLLGWLELAYAPGRRMVLAGMHEGSVPDGSFDDSFLPENVRKDLELRDADTRHARDAYLFHSHAASRELEVIVAKVDTLGEPRRPSRLLLVSEGVELAQRVMDLAAAPASAAARLVAWERGGWKLELSDTLKPYLDGERKLSPSAIRDYLYCPFRFYLKRVLKWKPYDAGKLEMDELDFGNLCHDALEQMGRHPVMVATQDVKQLRDFLWATMDARLARYGPALSLPLLVQREAARTRIERFAELEVEQRVDGWRTQKVEWNIGKDVPWDIEGQPISMQVDRIDFHPDLGWRVLDYKTSAKADVPRSAHLRRASEKRREFGPTMIGSRGAEDAWKNVQVPLYAAFVKQWQGLEKPPAIGYVNLPATLNDVAFEMWEDFTSDKMDNAMEWSREIIRAMRDGLHWPPVELSGAEAGYDEFAPLAPDGLEEAVQGSLIETMKGIAVAWDAGRRLA, from the coding sequence ATGCCGGAACGCGTTTTCTTGGGGTGGGACAAGCCCTTGCTTGGACTGCTGACCGGCTGGCTTCTGGCGCGGGGCGATGAGCTTTCGCGACTGGTGGTGGTGGTGCCGACGGCGCAGGCCGGGCGTCTTCTGAGGCAGTCCTTGGCAGAGGTGGCAGGAGCGTTGCTGGCTCCGCGGGTAGTGACGCCCGAGCATTTCTTCCGCGCTGTGGACAGCTCCACGGTAGCGTCGCGGGTGGAGGCGAGGTTTGCCTGGATCGACGTGCTGCGCGGCATGCCGGAGGGCTCGGCACCGTCCTTGTTTCCGGTCGAGCCGGTGGACCGCTCCTTCGCGTGGGCGGCGGGAGTGGCCCAGGAGATCGAGAAGGTGCGCAATGTGCTCGCGGAGGGCGGGAAGAGCTTTGTCGATGCGCGGGCATTCAGTCCGGAGAAGGATCGCTGGGGCGATTTGATCGAGGTGGAGCGCCGGGCTCTCGGACGGTTTGAGAAGTGGCGGCTGATCGATCCGCTGGCTGCGAAGTTGCAGGCGGCGGAGTCCTTTGCGCTACCGGGCGACTGCTCGGGGATCGTGGTGGCAGGGGTGCCGGATCCGGTGCCGCTGGCCGTATCGGTTTGGAAGCGGCTCGATGGAACAAAGGTGCCGGTGCAAGTGTTGATCCATGCTCCGGAGGAAAATTCGGCATTGTTCGATGAATGGGGCAGGCCGGGCGAGAAGTGGGCCGAGAGGTCCACGCCCCTGCCGCGGGAGCGAGTCCATCTGGTCAGCGGTCCGCCGGAATTGGCGACAAAGGCGGTGAGTTGTTTCGATGGGCTCGCGAGCGATCAAGCGACCCTGGGTCTGTGCGATCCGGTCTTCGGACCGGCCTTGGAGACGGGTTTCACCGAAGCAGGGTGGCGCGCGTGGAATCCGGAGGGCAAGACGGCGGGCAGCGCGATGCTGTTGATGCTGCGCGGCTTCGCGGGATTGGCAGCGCGCGGCGAGCGCTGGGAGCCGGCGGCATCGATCCTGAGGAATCCGCTGATCGGGGAAATCTCCGGGAAGAAGTCACTGCATGCGGCACTGCTGGCGCTCGACGACATCGAGAAAAACTTTCTGCCGGGCAGTCTTTCGAGGGTGATCGATCAGTGCGAGCGACTGAAGGCGGAGCAGAATCCCGAGAAGCCCGACGAAGGGGCGCTCAAGCTCTCCGCCATGCTGGCGTGGTGTGAAGGTTGGCGCGACCGTTTCGTTCCGGGAATCTCCGCGGAGGCTCTGGGTGCGTGGGTGGGGGAGATGCGGAAGGGCCGGGTGAATGATGGAGCGGAAGGTCAGCTCCTGGATGCGCTGGCGGATGCAGTGCCTTATTTGAGGCGCCTGGAAGAGAGGGGTTTGTTGGACGGACCCGGTGAAGCCTTGGAACTCGCGCTGGCTTCGCTTGATGCTCTGCGCTCCGCGAGCGGTCGCGAGGATGCGGTGATCGATCTGCTCGGTTGGCTGGAGCTGGCCTATGCTCCAGGGCGGCGGATGGTGCTGGCAGGCATGCACGAGGGCAGCGTGCCGGACGGAAGCTTCGATGATTCCTTCCTGCCGGAGAACGTGCGGAAGGATCTGGAACTGCGCGATGCAGACACGAGGCACGCGCGGGATGCCTACTTGTTCCACTCGCACGCGGCATCGCGGGAGCTGGAGGTGATCGTGGCGAAGGTGGATACACTCGGGGAGCCGCGGCGGCCTTCGCGGCTCCTGCTGGTGTCCGAGGGTGTGGAGCTGGCGCAGCGGGTCATGGACTTGGCCGCAGCTCCTGCGTCCGCGGCGGCGCGCTTGGTCGCGTGGGAGCGCGGCGGATGGAAACTCGAACTATCCGATACGCTGAAGCCCTATTTGGATGGAGAACGGAAGCTGAGTCCGTCCGCGATCCGCGACTATCTCTATTGCCCTTTCCGCTTCTACCTGAAGCGGGTGCTGAAGTGGAAACCCTACGACGCCGGGAAGCTGGAGATGGACGAACTCGACTTCGGCAACTTGTGTCACGATGCGCTGGAGCAGATGGGCCGTCACCCCGTGATGGTGGCGACACAGGATGTGAAGCAACTGCGCGATTTCCTCTGGGCGACGATGGACGCACGGCTCGCGCGATATGGCCCTGCACTCTCGCTGCCGCTGCTGGTGCAGCGGGAAGCGGCGCGGACGCGGATCGAACGCTTTGCCGAGCTGGAGGTGGAGCAGCGGGTGGATGGCTGGCGGACCCAGAAGGTGGAGTGGAACATCGGGAAGGATGTGCCGTGGGACATCGAGGGACAGCCGATTTCGATGCAGGTGGACCGCATCGACTTTCATCCGGATCTGGGCTGGCGAGTGCTCGACTACAAGACCTCGGCCAAGGCGGACGTGCCGCGTAGCGCGCATCTGAGGCGGGCCTCCGAGAAGCGGCGGGAATTCGGGCCAACGATGATCGGCTCCCGCGGTGCGGAGGATGCGTGGAAGAACGTGCAGGTGCCGCTCTATGCCGCCTTCGTGAAGCAATGGCAGGGTTTGGAAAAACCACCGGCGATCGGGTATGTGAATCTGCCCGCGACCTTGAATGACGTGGCCTTCGAGATGTGGGAGGACTTCACCAGCGACAAGATGGACAACGCGATGGAGTGGTCGCGCGAGATCATCCGTGCGATGCGGGACGGGCTGCACTGGCCGCCGGTGGAACTGAGCGGTGCGGAGGCGGGTTACGATGAATTCGCACCGCTGGCACCGGATGGTTTGGAAGAGGCGGTGCAGGGGAGCTTGATCGAGACGATGAAGGGGATCGCGGTGGCATGGGATGCGGGAAGGAGGCTGGCATGA